A segment of the Trifolium pratense cultivar HEN17-A07 linkage group LG7, ARS_RC_1.1, whole genome shotgun sequence genome:
GATAACTAAGTATGCGtgataatttattaaaatttaacagGCGGACTACCTAACCTGTGGGTTGGCTTGACTCTCATGGGCTTATGAGCCGGTGGACTTTTTGGCCTTAACCCTGAACCTTAACCCATATGGGCTGGGGCGAGTATGGGAGACTTTACCATACTGCGGCTCTAAATGTATAAAGCCAATGCTCTTTTGAGGAGTTTCATTGAGTTTCACTGTTGCAGTTTGTTAAAGCCAAAATGCTTATTGAATTCCATTTTGATGTTTGATTTGAATTTCTAAGAAACGGCCTGCCAATTTGAAACCTTCATTTGTTAGCGTTAGGCCTTTCTTGCATTTGCCCTCATATTTGCAACTTTGGCTAGTACATCCATTTTCCATTGTTGTATTTAGCGATATCTACTCTGTGTAGTTCTCAACTCATCTTCGTAATCTTAGGGGAAATTTGTAATCCAGTGTGTAGTCCAATCAAGATACTCAACATGTATGGGAGAAAAGCTTGCCAACTTGTGAAAGAATTTGCAAGTGGAGAAAAGGGCCAGCTCACACCATTTAATGTAAGTCCAggtcttcattttttttagttagacactcattaattattatattttaattgttgGTTTATGTTAGAACTTGCTTGTGTTATGGAAAATGATTTGCATTATTGATTTGATTGTAAACCTTATTTTTGCATGTACTCCCTCCATTCcatattataaggaaaaaaaatcactttttattatcccaaattataagcaaaaaacaactttttatcattttcaagatttacttttatttattctcataaaattaaatgcaaattgcatttaatttactctctctcttattttccccataatcaataactaattactctctctctttttttccccataatcaataaccaataagaattttttttacatcttcccatgaaacttttttcaaggaaaacacaaaaaatcatacttcaaattctcacattttacttttcttaataagtgtgattttttttttttgcttttattaTGGGACGGctcacggagggagtattatttagCAAAACTTGATATTCTTGTGTAAAATCAATTTAAGATGTTCCCACACTATACCATTGGTATTTTGGCATCACTAATGATTTATGGTATTGCTACATGTTATCTCGTGTCActttactcttaatatttatctACCCTGGACCTTTTTCCCATACTCTGATGAAAACTTATTAACCAATCTTTATACTGTGTGAATACGTGCTTGCTTTTGCTTGATACTTTTTCCAATGATCTTGTAGAATGACTTGTTTGACCAAGTAGTTGCAGAATGCAGCCAACACCACGGTGAGCTCCAGTCCTTGATAAGGTAATGGTTAAAAATAATGTCCTGATTCCCTTTTTCCTGGTGTgtccattttctttcttttggagTATGATATCTCACATGGGTATGAGTTTTGTTGAATTTGTGCCTGAGTTGGTCTAGCCATATTGCAAAGTTAAACGTAAGGCAATACAGTGTCTTGCATATTTTCCCATATGGCATGAGTTTAGTGTTGTGTAAACAGGAAGATGCAGGAAGAAGGCTTGGATGTCCAAACTGCTAGAAATGCTGACCACTGCGGAGCCCTCATCCACCTATTTTCTATAGTCCGAAATAAACGTTGTCTAACAGCCTATGTGTATGTACCACTTTCAAATGCCACCTTCCTTTCCTATGTAGTTACTATATTTTGACTCTGAACATATCGCCATACAGGTATAACCGAGCAGAAACTATACAGAACTTGTTATGGAAGATAGGGCCCGTGATTCCTAAAGAAATTGAAGAGAAGTTTGATCATTGGGAGGAAGAGTATTTCAAGAAGCATTCTTCAGCATTGAAATCTTATATGTCAAAAGTGCTGGTTGATCTGACTGTGGTAATCTCTCCCTCCCTTCTCCCTCACACACATCCACAGGTGTACCTTCACATAAGAAAAAGGTATTGCCTTATGTTACAAATACATGTATCAATTTATGTCTTCATGATCTTTTATCTGTAATCAATCCTTGCTCTGTAAATTTAGCTTTGGTCTGCTTATAATTTTTAAAGGTACCATATGGGTGCATCTCAGCCATGTGTTATACGTAGTTCAATAGTTCAATTGATGTTGATTCAACTAAGGAATGTTAAGCATCTGTTTCAGAAACTTTTATGATTCTAGTTATACAAAGGGGACCATCATGTGGATTTTTGTATTGGTGCACCTTTAGTTCTGTCACTGGACAGTTTAATTCACATTAATTAAAGAGAATTCCATTGACAACAGTCTTTGGGGATTGAGAAGCATGTATCTTATCATGTTAAAACTACTGGGCTTGGTTGTTTGAGGTCCTCAATGTGTTTCTTTTAGGTTTCAGTTATTGAATAGCTGGTAAGAACACCAATTTGAAGGTGGGGAACAATGTTTTGCAATGCATCATCCATATactatttatatctatatatttatttatttttaagaccGATTTTGCTGAGGGCACATGACAGTTTCCTAGAAGCAAATTAACATTGAGGAAAGACATGTCAATTTATGAGCACCCGACCACTTACTGTAGTGCAGTGATTAGTTGCTTAAGACGCGAAGTCAGAAGTAACTACTAACCAAAACACAGTATCAGTTGTGGTTTTTCAATCTGCTTCTAGCCCACTTTTACTTTGCAGTTCCTTGTTGCAGAATGAAGTTGTAAGTTAACAATAAATCCATGAATTGCCATTCACGAAATCTGATTTTGATAGGATATGGTACCACCAAAAGATCCATACATCCAAGTAAGGGTTCTTGAAGACATAAGAGAAGGCATAGTACTTACTGATGATAAGAATCTCAATTTTGCCCGCCATTCAATGCATTTTCTGAAACGAACTGATGCTGAGAAATATATCCCACGGGTAATTATCTTGTAACTTATAATTTGCATTCCAAATAGTCTAAAATGCCAcctaactattttattttctctctacAGGGCTTAATGGAGGAGCTCACCGGTTGACCTTCTAGTCCTTTAACTGGGACAAAATGTAGATGAAGATGAGTATTACAGCTTTACCTTCATCATTTTGATGTAGGTTCTCTTGTTGGACCACCCACAAGGTAAATTGTCGGGCCTTTTTGACTCGtactattaaaaatttattcttaAAAAGTGTTATTTGTTATCGATTAATTATACACATGCATATTCGCAGCAGGTATAAAATCATCCGATTGAAAGATTAAAATCACAAGCAGTTGGTTCAGTTTTGATGATTTCTTTATAATATTGATCTAATATAATTAAATGTAGTTTAGATTCAATCGAATTTTGGTTTGATCcaatttacaattttaaagATAATACTGTTTTTTGGGATGCCTGAGTTTCTCTCTCAACTTGAAAATGCTCTCTCCTCTCAAATTCTCGGGCATTAGATCTCTGTATCTTCCCATCCAAACTTTGATTTTCAAGATGTAGACTTGTAAGATTAAACTTTGGAAGAGTTAGGCTTACAAATTGGAATTTGAATGCAATGTGACATAGATAGATCTTTGGTCTTTTTCCCATGCATCCTTTCTGTTTGTCGGTCAACAACCAACcacatatagtttttttaagtCTCTTCTTTGGAGCTTGTTCTTGGTCCCTAAGGCATGCAATGTTTTATCTATATTTTACTGTATTGTCTATGCTATTGTTTGTGAAAATACTTTTTTGTCGGTCTGAATGCTATTGTTTGGAAGACTATATTTGACTGCAGTGTATGTTTCATGAAAGTACTCATGTTGGTGGGAATCCCGAGCTTTTTGGCCTAGCTCTGCCACCGAGTTGAGTGTGTTTTGTGTGCTGTCAAAGTGGAAACCTCTTTGCTCTTGTTTTTGCATTGGGACTTTGCTTCCTTGGTATCGTATGCAGTTTTTAGTTGGCTGGGTTTAGTTCTTGTGCTTCCTCCATTATATGTCTGCAGCAACATCAAACGAGAAAGTTAGAAAGGGTTTTTGGTTGATTCGGCATGTGACAATTTGGCTTCTTTGGAAGGCAAGCAATGATATGATGTTATCAAATGGAAGTCGTCTTTAGTGGATGAGATTCATGTGTAGTCGTGGAGATGGAGTGTTTTGAGTAGGATGAAGATGAATCACTGCTTGTTCTTTGAATGGTTTCATGATCCTTGTAGGTGTCTATGGATGTCACGACCCAAACCTCTAATCGTAATCGGCGCACGAACTAATAATACATCCTCATGAGTAGGCTTGTTCATGGTTCAGTTCAGTCAAATACTTGAACCGAACCGAATTGAACCATAACAATGGTTtagaaaaccaaaccaaattgttATGGTTTCTAGCAAACTGAACCGAACCGGTTAATCGGTTAACCGAACCGAATTGTTAAGCACAATATAACTGTACTTATGGTTCAGTTAACCAGTTAATCGAACTATTAAGATGTACTTATGATGTATTGAATTGATGTCTTATGATTCAGTGAACCGAACTGTTAGCTATATTGAACCATACTAATTTTTCTCTAGTAACATTTAGCCCCTGAATCCCTATTTTGAGatcaaattgaaataataaGCCACTATCCAACAGCAGGATCCATGCAAACCCATCCATGAACTTGACTATCTTTATGTCATCTAATAAGCTAGAGTAGTAAACAAAGTTgataaaggtaaaaaaaaaaaagtagataaCTAATGTAAAATGGACCTCTCCTTTAAGTTCCGGTTCTATAGGATTGATGAGTATAACTGCTTCTAGATAGGCAAGTGTTTGGCCTCATGGCGGTACTCTGTCATCTGAAAGAGGCATATTCCTTTGTCTATTATCTGTCATTGCCATATAATGGAATATGTCTCCACCATCAATTAGTTCCATCAGACATTTTAATTAAGAACTTGTAAGGctgtttgagagagcttatggaaactaCTTATGACATATctttaagttgttttcagcttatttcaaTAAGCTTTCTATAGCAtatgaaaacaacttttaatttatacgaaaacaatttgactttattatGTTGAAAGTCGCCACATCAACAACACCACACCACCACACCCCTCAACTCAGAACTGTCGcatccaccaccaccactccAACTCAGATCCGTCGCAGCCACCGCCACTCCATCAACACCAAGACCACAACAAACCCCCGAATCCGCACTGATCCACCACACCCACCGGAAAACAAGAACACCCTGCCAAAACACCAACACAAGATCTGAACCAACAAGGTCCAGATCCGCAGCAACAACAACTTTCCGGCGCGGAAATGACCAGCAACAAGGAATAGGGAGGCTCATCGATCGATGACGATGAAGAGCTCTCCAGAAAGGACAATGAACCATCACCACAACACACCAAAACTGCCACCAACACCAACAAAGCTGCGCCGGCCCCCAAACCACCAAAGTGAGCCCTCAGCGGACGACACCACCAAATACCACTGTCTAAAAAACCAGATTTGGCACCACAAAAAGACaaacgaaaaaataaaaaatacaaccCACCCTTCCGAACGAATCACCAGACTGTTCAACGAAACAAAAACCAAGTTACGATCAACCACCGTCGTGGACGGAGGCAGAGACggtggtgaaaacaaacaaGTAGATCAGGAAAAACAAACACCCAAAACTGCAAAGAGAAACAACGAACAACCAAAGCCGCTATAGAGAAGCAACGACGGCGGAAAAAAATCGGTAAAGAAGATAGAAACAACGGCGGAGAAGGGAGTAACACGAGTGAACAGTACCGTGCGGAATGAGAGGGGTTTAAATACAGTGGTGCGGCCGTGAAGGGCTAAGCACCACTGGATTTGAAAGCTACATCTTGGAAAATAAATTTGGATTGGCGGAGGAAGGAGGTGGTGTGGTTGTTTGGACGGCTGATAGACTAGAGAGAGGGGAGAGAAAAGATTTTTAGTGAGAGAAAGTTTTTGTCTGACTAATATTGTCTCACAATTACTTCATAATAGTAATCGGTTTAAGTTTAATTTGGCATTCAAAGGACCCATCCCTCCGAGAGATTCGGTTGAGTGTGTTTTGTGTGCTGTCAAAGTGGAAACCTCCTTGCTCTTGTTTTTGCATTGCGACTTTGCTTCCTTGGTATCGTATGCAGTTTTTAGTTGGCTGGGTTTAGTTCTTGTGCTTCCTTCATTATATGTCTGCAGCAACATCAAACGAGAAAGTTAGAAAGGGTTTTTGGTTGATTCGGCATGTGACAATTTGGCTTCTTTGGAAGGCAAGGAATGATATGATGTTATCAAATGGAAGTGGTCTTTAGTGGATGAGATTCAAGTGTAGTCGTGGAGATGGAGTTTTTTGAGTAGGATGAAGATGAATCACTGCTTGTTCTTTGAATGGTTTCATGATCCTTGTAGTTGTCTATGGATGTCACGACCCAAACCTCTAATCGTGATTGGCGCACAAACTAATAATACATCCTCATGAGTAGGCCTGTTCATGGTTCAATTCGGTCAAATACTTGAACCGGACCGAATTGAACCATAACAGTGGTTtagaaaaccaaaccaaactgttATGATTTCTAGCAAACTGAACTGAATTGGTTAATTGGTTAACTGGTTAATCGAACCAAACTGTTAAGCACAATATAACTGTACTTATGGTTCAGTTAACCGAACTGTTAAGATGTACTTATGATTTATTGAATTGATGTCTTATGGTTCAGTGAACCAAACTATTAGCTATATTGAAACATACTAATTTTTCTCTAGTAACATTTAGCACCTGAATTGGAATCCCTATTTTGAGATCAAATTGAAGTAATAAGCCACAATCCAACAGCAGGATCCATGCAAATCCATCCATGAACTTGGCTATCTTTATGTCATCTAATAAGCTAGAGTAGTAAACAAAGTTgataaaggtaaaaaaaaaaagtagataaCTAATGTAAAATGTACCTCTCCTTTAAGTTCCGGTTCTATAGGATTGATGAGTATAACTGCTTCTAGATAGGCAAGTGTTTGGCCTCTTGGCGGTACTCTATCATCTGAAAGAGGCATATTCTTTTGTCTATTATCTGTCATTGCCATGTAATGGAATATGTCTCCACCATCAATTAGTTCCATCAGACGTTTTAATTAAGAACTTGTAAGGCTGTTTGAGAGAACTTATGGAAACTACTTATGACATATctttaagttgttttcagcttatttcaaTATGCTTTCTATAgcatatgaaaacaacttataatttatacgaaaacaatttgactttattatGTTGAAGAGTTTGACTAAAGAAATTGAAGTAATATCATAATTTCCTTCTTAATAATTCAAATAGCACATTCATAGACATTTAAGTATAACATTTACATAATAAGTACTCGATAGTAATACTCATACAGTCATACTAATCTGCACAATATAAGATACTATCTCCATTTTGCCAATATAAGAAACCTCGTGAATTGTTCAAGAGAGATGAGAATGACTTAATTGTGAACCAAAAGTTAACACTAGCAGAAGCTATTGGAGGAACTTCAGTAAATTTTAAAAGTTACAACACTTGACAAAAAACAATTGTTATATATAATCTCTAATCTCTTCTTGATCTTCTTTCTTCTCTAATATCTTCTTTCTTCCTCCTACGAGTAAACTCAACTTGCAATGTCTACTACGTCATCAAGGCTAGATATTGAACATGTTATCtctacaaaaacaaaacaactcagttcatataaataacaaaacttCATCAAATATAAACAATGGGAATGATTGGAGCATAGTTAATGTACCTTGCTCTAATCTATGGACCTCGTCGATGTCCTCATGAGAAAATAGTGAGAGAGATGCTCCTTTCAACCAGTCTTGTGTACAAACAAGTGCTTCCACCATTTTCGGTGTTAGGCAAGTACGGTAGTCACTAACAACCCTTCCACTAGTGCTGAATGCAGACTCTAAAGCTACAGTAGTGGTGGGAATAGATAGCACCTCTCGTGCTATGCTTGCTAAAATAGGATATTGATGACTTCATGTCATTACTCTCTTTTTTGAAGCAAATACAAGCAAATTTGTATGCTTTTACCATGTTTTTATCACAAAATTAAGAAGAAATTGCATTGAAGTATGAGAT
Coding sequences within it:
- the LOC123899885 gene encoding DNA replication complex GINS protein PSF1-like — protein: MYGRKACQLVKEFASGEKGQLTPFNNDLFDQVVAECSQHHGELQSLIRKMQEEGLDVQTARNADHCGALIHLFSIVRNKRCLTAYVYNRAETIQNLLWKIGPVIPKEIEEKFDHWEEEYFKKHSSALKSYMSKVLVDLTVDMVPPKDPYIQVRVLEDIREGIVLTDDKNLNFARHSMHFLKRTDAEKYIPRGLMEELTG